The nucleotide sequence TTCGACCAGGTGGTGATATCGGTATCCTTGTCATAATGCCAGTAACCCATTTTGGCGATGTCCTGGGCATATTCCAATTTGGCATTAATGTCCCGCATTTCTTTAGAAGAAATATCAATAGAACGTTCCAGTAAATATCGATCCTGGTCGTTTTCGAAGTAAGTCTTATTAATTTGTAAAATAAATTCCATCCATTTTTCCACGTCCTGTGGTAATTCATCAGGTTTAATATTGAATTTGTTCAGCTGACGCTGTAACAGCCGGTGTATTTCCATATTATTAGAAGGATCCCTTTTTTTTATGAGCTTTCAAGTAACGTTGTAATGGTCATGGTTTGGTTATGTAATTCACAGTTTCCCACTGTCAGTGGGGAAAGCTCGCCATAAGAATAAAAGCCAATTTGAATTGATCCATCGAGTATTGATTGGAAAGTGGTTTCTGTTTCTTCTTCTGCGCGCCCGCCTAAGAGCAACCGTCTACCTACACAACTAATATCAATTGCTAAAACAGGTTTTTGATTTAACCCATTATTTTTAAAAAGAATCTCATTTGCAGCTTCGCCGGCTTCGTTAGCACTTTCAATAAGCCTGTCAAAATTGGCACGCATCAGTTGGGCATAGTACCCCTGAGGCAAATCACCCGCAAAAGTTAGCGATTGCGATGTTTCGTCAATCCCCAAGATTGTGCGCACAATATGTTGGGAATCCGGAGCAGAAGGGTTACGGATAGCGAGTGGATAAAGCAAACCAGCAGCTGGTAATTCAGACGCTCTGTCACCAAGATAGGTTTTATAGAGTTTTAAAGCAGGCTGATTGTCCAGTTCATAGAGAATATTTCCTTTCGAGCGGGTAATCATTCTCTCTGGGCCAAAAATATCCCAGCCTCCTCGCGAGCCATGCCCTACATGAATTTGGTCGCCATACAACCCGACTGCTACGATGCAATGATCTATAATTTTTCCATCGTAAATAATCCAGGTATTTTTAAAGTCTGCGCCATCTCCTGCCAGGCCACCAGTAATAGTCACTTCCTTTGCAGAATTCTTATTTAATCCTTTGATTAATTCAGATCCGTTAACATTTAACCCATCCGATAAAACAAATATACCTTTAGGATTCTGATTTTGGTGTAGGGATTTAGCCAATTGGGCACCTGCCCCCAAAGATTCTTCAGCGTTTTTAACCTCTGCTTTTGCCAACTGAAGCGTTGTAGACTCAAATTGAGCGACAGCGACGGCAATACTATTATCAAAAATATCAGGTCCAAAAATTTCCCCTGCTGTTGAACAGCCAATGATTTTTGATTTTTTATAGGCTTGTGCCAGTTCCTGAATGGGTTTTGTGTTCGTTCTAAATGCTGGGCTGGCAAACACTAAAATCAGGGTATTTGTAGAATCCAGCTCAGGGAATTTCTCAATACTCCATCCTTGGTTTTGAATGTATTGAAATGATTGAATTTTCATTATGTTAATGTTTATACAATTAATTTATGATTAATTATAGTACATATTCACACGCTTATTGTTTGATAAAAAAGGAAAAAAAGCCTTCCGTTCTCATTTTTATCGCATAAAAACTCCCTTTGCTGTTTCATTCCATTATGCCTCGCAGCCATCTACTTTATTTCAAAATGTAGCATTATATAGTAAAATATTATATTATTGGTTTTTTGGAGAAAATATGGGCATAGTAAAAATTTCTGATGAGTTGCACGAAGCAACGAAAGTGATGGCAAGAGCAATGAGTCGTTCCATCAATTCTCAGGCTGAATACTGGATTAGGATAGGAAAAATGGCAGAAGAAAACCCATCAATTACTTATTCTGAAATTCTCAAAATTTTAATTAATCAAGCCTCATCTGGTGAAATACGCGATGTTAGTGAAGACTTCTGAAGAAATAGAAAAAATGCGAGTTGTCGGTAATTTGGCTGCCTCTGTACTTCAAATGATAGGACCTTATGTGACTGAAGGTACAAGCACCAATGAGCTGGAGCGAATTTGTCGCCAATATATTCTTGAGGATTTAAGAGCCACTCCTTCAACGCTAAACCATTATGGGTTTCCAGCATGCATTTGTACGTCCATAAATCATGTGGTCTGCCATGGTATACCTTCTGATAAAAAACTTAAAAATGGCGATATCATTAATATCGATGTGACTGTACAAAAAAACGGTTACATTGGGGATACAAGCAAAATGTTTCTTGTGGGCAATGTAAAGCCGTTTGCTAAAAAATTAGTAGAAGTTACCCAGGAATGCCTATACAAAGCGATTTCGATAGTCCGTCCTGGAACGTATCTTGGCGATATAGGCAGCATAATCCAAACCCATGCAGAACAGCAGGGCTATTCGGTAGTACGGGAGTTTGGAGGGCATGGAATTGGCCGATCAATGTGGGAAGACCCCCATGTGATGCATGTTGGCAAACCAAATACCGGATTACAATTACAGGCTGGCATGACTTTTACTATAGAACCCATGCTCAATTTGGGTCGTAAAGAAATCAAAACTTTAGGCGATGGTTGGACTGTTGTCACCAAAGATCACAAATTATCTGCACAGTGGGAACATACTATTCTGGTAACCGATCATGGACACGAGATACTTACCTTAAGACCCGATGAACAATTCTCTTATTAAGGTCATCATTCAAATGCGAGGTGGTTTTAGCGGCCGCTTCACACTCGCATGATGATAGTCTTGCAAGCACATAAACTATCACGATACACTTGGCGCGTGTCACTGCCATACCGCTTATGGCTTACATGGTTTTGATCGCAAAGGATGAATTGATGGTTAGGGAAAGAATGTCTCATTTTATTAAATTAAACCTATTCTTAGGCTGCTTTCTGGGGTTTTCCATCAGCTTTTCTGCCGCAATCCATGCCCAGGATAGCCAAGGTTTTTACCTGGGTATTTCGGCGATAAAAGACACCTCCAGTTATGACTTCAAGCGCGTTGAAACCAGCCCCGGATTATTGTTTATTGATCAAGATCGCTTCGATTGGAGTGGCTCAGGATTTGGTGGCGAACTCTATATAGGCTATGGAAGTAGTTTGGCCAGCCGCTTTTTTTTGGGAGGAGAAGGATTTTATAATGTTAGTTCCAATTCAGGGAATATCGCGTTTATTGATTCGAATACCCTTTATACACGCCAACTCCATGGAAAATTCCGCCAGCGTTGGCAGTATGGTTTTGCCGCTCGGCCAGGTATCTATCTCTATAAGCAGGCTCTTTTCTATGGTCGGATCGGCTGGATAGTCAGCAATATTCAACTGAGCGGTGGTATACAACAGACAGGTAATATGGGCGCTTTTGCAGGTAACTTTTCATCTGATAAAAATTGCCAGGGTCTGCAACTGGGGCTTGGAGTGGAAATACCTCTTATTAGCAGACTCATGGCCCGCCTTGAATGGGACTGGAATTCCCTACAGGATTTTTCGAACCAGTCCTTTGTAAGAGATACCAATCATAATCCCTATACCACCTTTCGTAACGCATTTAATCCAACCCTGGAACAGATTAAACTAGGGGTGCGATGGAGTTTTTCCTCTTAATTCTGCTGACGGCTGAGTCAAAAAAGGCGCCCCTTTAACGTTGATCAATAGAGCAACGCGGACTAAATAAGAAACGGCATGATCAGATCTATCAAGATTTGTTATAATTGATACCTGACGATGTAAAGAATTGCGAACGCTCATGTCACTTTTAAACTTCAACCCTCAGTTTTATATCAAAAATAAACACCTTCAAACGATAGTGAGCTCCCAAAAAAAACCGGTTATCGGATCGATGGTTCGGAATGAAATGGCTGTAACGCTAACCGTTAAAACGGATGAAACGGTCCATTTGACAGGGCTCTTTTCACCGCAGCCTAACCAGGCGGCAAAAGGCCTGATTATTCTCCTTCATGGCTGGCTCGGCTGTGCTCAATCCACGTATATGTTAGGCAGAGGCGAACAGCTCTATCAACAAGGCTATGAACTATTTCGTCTCAACCTGCGTGATCACGGCGCTACTCCTGCACTCAATAAAGGTCTATTTCATGGTGCTCGGCTAGAAGAGGTGTTTCAGGCAGTAAAACAAATTACAGCCAATTATTCGGGATTACCCACTACCTTAATTGGCTTTTCTATGGGTGGAAGTTTTGCTTTAAGGATTGGTTGGAGAGACAGTTTTGAATCAAAGAAAATAGCCAATTTAAAACGAATCATCGCTATTTGTCCCTCCGTTAATCCAGAACAAGTGACGAGAGCCATTGATAATTCCAACCTATATCGACGTTATTTTATTGCCCGATGGAAAAAAGCCTTGCTAGAAAAACAACGCTGCTTCCCCGAGCTATATGATTTTAGTAGCATTTTATTACAAAAAAAATCCTGGCAAATGACAGAAAAATTATTAGTAAACTATTCTGAATTTAAAGACATTGATGCTTACTTCGCTGAGTATTATTTTTCACCCGAAAAGCTTAAAGCGGTGACTGTTCCAATGACGATATTAACCGCAGAGGACGATCCAGTCATTCCAATTCGTGGTTTTAATGAACTTAACAATATCAATCCCCTCTTAAAACTCTATATCACTCGCCATGGCGGCCATGTCGGTTATATTAATAATTTTAGAGGCGACTCCTGGCTTGATACGATATTACCGGACTTAATTTGATAAGAAACGGATGAAGGCTCGAACTTGCATTTTGTATTCAACAATCAGGATTCCGGGCATAGCCATATTGACTTTTCTTGTTGCAAAATGAAACAAAATTGGTAAAAAAAAGAACTTCGGACTAAGCTTAAATAGGATGTAATGAAGTGAGGTTTGACTGATGAAAAAATTGCGCAAAAGCTCTAAAACCGCCCCTAAAGCTGACAAAAAGATCCTTAAAAAGGACCTTAACAAAGTTTCAGGCGGGTCTGGTGAATGGGATGACTGGAGAGAGGCTCAAAGAAGAATAGAAGAAAATAATTATAATAATACCGATTTTAAAGATTAACCTGGCTCGCACTATTCCTACTCCGACCGCCGGTGTAATTGTTGCCTATCATGCAACATCAGGGGCAGGTTTTCCATGGAAACCCTACCCCTGACATACCACCCAGCTTCTTCAATAAACTAACGGTAACCCCAGGTCAGTATTGGGCTGCTTCAAACATGGTTGCTTCGATGAGTTCCAATAGGCTGGGTAGAAATAACAGTGCTGAACCGATAAAAACTAATGAAATGGGTGTGCTAATGGGAATCCGCGTTGGATTATCTTTATGTTGTTTAAATTTCATAATCGCACAGACTGAAAAGGCCAATCCTGCAATGTAAGCTCCCGAGCCAATTACTCGTTCCAAGCCTTCAAAATTCTGCGTAAGACTCTCAGAGATCTCCCCGAGAGTGAATACTTGTCCGAATACCTTTGGCATACAAATCCACAAGCCAACTACTAGAATTGTACGTAATGGCTTTTTTAACGATATTTCAAACATTATTTTCTTTCCAGAATAAAATTCCAAGGTAAAATAATTTCTCGATTTTACCTAGTTCATTTCGAACAGAAATGGTGAGAAATCATTGCCCTTTGCAGGGCTACTATAATTTCGCAATAATTGTATACTATTTTATTGCAATTACCATTGATTAATCGTGGCAGAGTGAGTCTGTAGATTGACCAATGACGCCCTGCGCGGTGTGATCATAAGAAGTCATCCCGCTAGAAAGGAATCTCATAATGATAGTTGAAATGCACGTTGTTTTAGGAGGAGTTCTTCTTGGACTTGCTGCGGGAATGATGCTATTGATCCAAGGCAAAATTCTTGGTTGTAGCGGCATACTCTTTCGCTCCCTGGATTTTGCAACTTATCGCCCTAATATCGACAATAGCTTATTTATTCTGGGATTATTTTTAAGTGGCGTCCTCTTTAACTTTATTCAGGTTGTTCCCAACCCCACAACTATTTTTAAAACGACGCCCTGGATATTAATTCTTGGCGGTATATTGGTTGGCGGGGGTACTTATCTTGGCAATGGCTGTACAAGCGGACATGGGCTATGCGGCATATCACTCTTACGCAAACGCTCTATCGTTGCTGTAAGTATTTTCTTTCCTGTTGCAATCATCACGGCCTGGTTAACCCACTAAGGAGAGTAAACGATGAAATCCATTATTTCATTAGTCGCCGGCCTGATATTTGGTTTGGGTTTAATTTTAACCGGCATGTATAGTCCCGACGTTATTATTTCCGGCTTAAGAATTGGCGCTGAAACATTCAAAATCAATTTATATGTCACGTTTCTTACCGCTTTATTGGTTACCTTTCTTTTATTCCAGCTGCGTAAATGGCTAGCGAAGCCTTTGCTAAACAAGTGCTATGAATTGCCGACCAGAGAAAAAATTGACTGGCAACTGATTCTTGGTGCAGCAGCTTTTGGCGTAGGCTGGGGAATGACGGGAATTTGTCCTGGTCCTAACATGGTGGGGCTTGGAATTTTTTCATGGCCGTTTTACTGGATCAATTTTGCAGGCATTCTTATTGGTTTCTTCCTCACGCGACGCCTTGTTTTAAAACGAAAGTCACCTGATCAATAATGTTCCAAAAGCCAAGAAAAACTCTTTATCAAAACACCAGCATACTCCGTTTGCCTGCTCAAGGAACACGTCCTCTAGGCTATCTGTTGTTTACACGCTATGAGGTTGGGATAGCTCGTAATGACACCCGCCCAGACCACTTCAGGGACTTCAATGAGTTACACAACCAGGTTATGGCCTGCTAGTCTATACTTGTATTAGTCCAAATACAGATCACACAGAAATGAAAATAGACATCGAGGCGGTCAAGGCGCTTTGTGGTAATAGTAAGGAAGCCGTTATTTATGGCTTCAACTTTTACAATTACCAACAGCTTTATGAAGCAATCAATCGTGATGGAAGCATCAAAGCATACAACTCGGATGATTATGAAAGCAAAAATGATGTAATGGTTAACAGTGGCCATTCTTACAGCAATCTGTACAACCACTTTAAGTTCTTAATTAACGATTTATTACTGGAGAATTATAAGCGACAGCAAAAAGGGGAGCCTTTGGTTCCTTTAATATTCGTTGTTGGTTTGGATAATAACCGATACGATAAGTCCAGAATATTCGAGAGAGCCGATGATCCTTCTGACAAGGGAGTAACGCTTACTGAACTTCGACGATGCTATAAACTTGCTCATGAGTTCGGTGAAGAAATGACTAAAGTTGCTGGGCAAACATTTAAATTTGTTCGTCTGGTTAGCTCGGATAACGGTTATCAATTCGAAACAGTCGAACCATTCTGGAAAGATGAGCAATGGCAAAAAGGTTGGGAAGAGAGAAAAAAAACCACTGAAAAGGAAATGGGCTCCGAGAATCGAAATAATTTTTGGCGAAAAAAATTTCAAACGTTAATTGATGAAACGGACGAACAACACAAGAAAATCGATCCCTCGAATTCCTAATTTACATCCCCACTTAAAAAATGATCTTATATCGAGTTAGGTAACAGTGAGTTGCGCTTCATGATGCATCAGGCAGCCAATGTTTTTATTCTCTAAACCAAAACCGATAGGTCAAGAGCAAGGCTTGAATTTCGATCATGAGTACACATTGAAACCCAACCCGATTTTGTTTCATGGTTCAATGCGCTATATTTCCTGAATAACGTCTATTAAAGAGAATATTATGGTAGAGATCATTAATCTTAATAAAAAAAGGAAGGCTAAAATTCGTTTGGAAAAAGAAAAAAAAGCCTCTGAAAATCGCATTAAATTCGGAAGGACAAAAAAAGAAAAGCAGTTAGAGAAGCAAGAGAAAGAACGTAGTGAGCGATATCTGGATGGTCATAAGTTGGAAAAAAACGAGAAAGAATGAAGCAAGTCCTTTAGTAACAGAATTGTCTTTAAAGTCTCATTCCATCCTTCATTGATTCGAACG is from Legionella donaldsonii and encodes:
- a CDS encoding FIST signal transduction protein, which gives rise to MKIQSFQYIQNQGWSIEKFPELDSTNTLILVFASPAFRTNTKPIQELAQAYKKSKIIGCSTAGEIFGPDIFDNSIAVAVAQFESTTLQLAKAEVKNAEESLGAGAQLAKSLHQNQNPKGIFVLSDGLNVNGSELIKGLNKNSAKEVTITGGLAGDGADFKNTWIIYDGKIIDHCIVAVGLYGDQIHVGHGSRGGWDIFGPERMITRSKGNILYELDNQPALKLYKTYLGDRASELPAAGLLYPLAIRNPSAPDSQHIVRTILGIDETSQSLTFAGDLPQGYYAQLMRANFDRLIESANEAGEAANEILFKNNGLNQKPVLAIDISCVGRRLLLGGRAEEETETTFQSILDGSIQIGFYSYGELSPLTVGNCELHNQTMTITTLLESS
- a CDS encoding ParD-like family protein — its product is MGIVKISDELHEATKVMARAMSRSINSQAEYWIRIGKMAEENPSITYSEILKILINQASSGEIRDVSEDF
- the map gene encoding type I methionyl aminopeptidase, whose translation is MLVKTSEEIEKMRVVGNLAASVLQMIGPYVTEGTSTNELERICRQYILEDLRATPSTLNHYGFPACICTSINHVVCHGIPSDKKLKNGDIINIDVTVQKNGYIGDTSKMFLVGNVKPFAKKLVEVTQECLYKAISIVRPGTYLGDIGSIIQTHAEQQGYSVVREFGGHGIGRSMWEDPHVMHVGKPNTGLQLQAGMTFTIEPMLNLGRKEIKTLGDGWTVVTKDHKLSAQWEHTILVTDHGHEILTLRPDEQFSY
- a CDS encoding outer membrane protein, which produces MVRERMSHFIKLNLFLGCFLGFSISFSAAIHAQDSQGFYLGISAIKDTSSYDFKRVETSPGLLFIDQDRFDWSGSGFGGELYIGYGSSLASRFFLGGEGFYNVSSNSGNIAFIDSNTLYTRQLHGKFRQRWQYGFAARPGIYLYKQALFYGRIGWIVSNIQLSGGIQQTGNMGAFAGNFSSDKNCQGLQLGLGVEIPLISRLMARLEWDWNSLQDFSNQSFVRDTNHNPYTTFRNAFNPTLEQIKLGVRWSFSS
- a CDS encoding YheT family hydrolase; this encodes MAVTLTVKTDETVHLTGLFSPQPNQAAKGLIILLHGWLGCAQSTYMLGRGEQLYQQGYELFRLNLRDHGATPALNKGLFHGARLEEVFQAVKQITANYSGLPTTLIGFSMGGSFALRIGWRDSFESKKIANLKRIIAICPSVNPEQVTRAIDNSNLYRRYFIARWKKALLEKQRCFPELYDFSSILLQKKSWQMTEKLLVNYSEFKDIDAYFAEYYFSPEKLKAVTVPMTILTAEDDPVIPIRGFNELNNINPLLKLYITRHGGHVGYINNFRGDSWLDTILPDLI
- a CDS encoding YeeE/YedE family protein codes for the protein MIVEMHVVLGGVLLGLAAGMMLLIQGKILGCSGILFRSLDFATYRPNIDNSLFILGLFLSGVLFNFIQVVPNPTTIFKTTPWILILGGILVGGGTYLGNGCTSGHGLCGISLLRKRSIVAVSIFFPVAIITAWLTH
- a CDS encoding DUF6691 family protein, producing the protein MKSIISLVAGLIFGLGLILTGMYSPDVIISGLRIGAETFKINLYVTFLTALLVTFLLFQLRKWLAKPLLNKCYELPTREKIDWQLILGAAAFGVGWGMTGICPGPNMVGLGIFSWPFYWINFAGILIGFFLTRRLVLKRKSPDQ
- a CDS encoding DUF4169 family protein, which encodes MVEIINLNKKRKAKIRLEKEKKASENRIKFGRTKKEKQLEKQEKERSERYLDGHKLEKNEKE